A window of Natrinema salifodinae contains these coding sequences:
- a CDS encoding PadR family transcriptional regulator, producing MHDDDSRDLEPPARADASPPDDPITDGRRAWVDLTGFQRGCLEAVARCERDDRPRSPAGLIATLERRYPTVSRARLEPALRALVARGLVATRGGHPGRTTTYRLTGAGRALLIQRAERLAALCDLQGSAVDEGPEPAAREDRRSG from the coding sequence ATGCACGACGACGATTCGCGGGACCTTGAACCTCCCGCTCGAGCAGACGCATCGCCCCCGGACGACCCGATAACCGACGGCCGGCGCGCGTGGGTCGACCTCACCGGGTTCCAACGGGGCTGTCTCGAGGCCGTCGCCCGGTGCGAGCGCGACGACCGCCCGCGGTCTCCCGCGGGGCTCATCGCGACGCTCGAGCGCCGGTATCCGACGGTCAGCCGCGCCCGGCTCGAGCCAGCCCTGCGCGCGCTCGTCGCCCGCGGCCTCGTTGCGACGCGCGGTGGACACCCCGGCCGAACCACGACCTACCGCCTCACGGGTGCCGGGCGCGCGCTGCTCATCCAGCGCGCCGAACGCCTTGCAGCCCTCTGTGACCTCCAGGGCAGCGCGGTCGATGAGGGACCGGAGCCGGCCGCTCGAGAGGATCGCCGGAGCGGCTGA
- a CDS encoding cold-shock protein, with protein MANGKVDFFNDTGGYGFISTDADEVDDDEDVFFHMEDVGGPDLEEGQEVEFDIESSPKGPRATNVVRQ; from the coding sequence ATGGCAAACGGTAAGGTTGACTTCTTCAACGACACGGGCGGCTACGGTTTTATTTCGACTGACGCGGACGAGGTAGACGACGACGAGGACGTGTTCTTCCACATGGAAGACGTCGGCGGCCCCGATCTCGAGGAAGGGCAGGAAGTCGAGTTCGACATCGAATCATCCCCGAAGGGACCCCGCGCGACGAACGTCGTTCGTCAGTAA
- a CDS encoding DUF7571 family protein yields the protein MKPCHSCQSVIDEYELDKQLEPLRDLTVDDFNVCADCVTVVADACVECDGAVYVPRGESITPDFCPACRFDRIDRTGHDPGWNDTPTTS from the coding sequence ATGAAACCGTGCCACAGCTGTCAGTCGGTCATCGACGAGTACGAACTGGATAAACAACTCGAACCGCTGCGCGACCTCACGGTTGACGACTTCAACGTCTGCGCGGACTGCGTAACCGTCGTTGCGGACGCGTGCGTGGAGTGCGACGGCGCGGTGTACGTCCCTCGAGGCGAATCGATCACCCCTGACTTCTGCCCAGCGTGTCGGTTCGACCGTATCGACCGCACCGGTCACGACCCCGGCTGGAACGATACCCCGACCACTTCCTAA
- a CDS encoding class I SAM-dependent methyltransferase gives MTGPGTEPGPVPETLRDAIYAVRTARLRLERRRLDYGRETRERAARLANVLPASVDELRAYEREYDDLAWFHESYADRVAEIHEAGVAADTTHWRDGVTLYVVCRALDVDTVVETGVLFGSFDAHVLAAMEQNGGGTLHAVDLPGGPPGPFEYGHLIPDRCRDRWRLHRGDAREVLPALLERVGSLELFLHDSDHRLPHMRFEYETARSNLEPGGVLASHDVRLSRLFDRFTDANGLRSCVVCDTGIARRPRH, from the coding sequence GTGACGGGACCCGGAACGGAACCGGGGCCGGTACCGGAGACCCTCCGAGACGCGATCTACGCCGTCCGGACGGCGCGGCTGCGGCTCGAGCGCCGCCGCCTCGACTACGGCCGGGAAACCCGCGAGCGGGCCGCCCGCCTGGCGAACGTCCTCCCGGCTTCGGTGGACGAACTCCGCGCGTACGAACGCGAGTACGACGACCTCGCCTGGTTCCACGAGTCCTACGCCGACCGCGTCGCCGAGATCCACGAGGCCGGCGTCGCCGCTGACACGACCCACTGGCGCGACGGCGTCACGCTCTACGTCGTCTGTCGCGCGCTCGACGTCGACACCGTCGTCGAGACCGGCGTGCTGTTCGGCTCGTTCGACGCGCACGTTCTGGCGGCGATGGAGCAAAACGGCGGCGGAACGCTGCACGCGGTGGACCTGCCCGGCGGGCCGCCGGGGCCGTTCGAGTACGGCCACCTGATTCCGGATCGCTGTCGCGACCGCTGGCGGCTTCATCGAGGGGACGCACGGGAGGTGCTGCCGGCCCTGCTCGAGCGCGTCGGTTCGCTCGAGTTGTTCTTACACGACTCGGACCACCGGCTGCCCCACATGCGCTTCGAGTACGAGACGGCGCGTTCGAACCTCGAGCCCGGCGGGGTCCTCGCGAGTCACGACGTGCGGCTCTCGAGGCTGTTCGATCGATTTACCGACGCGAACGGACTCCGGTCGTGCGTGGTCTGCGATACGGGGATCGCGCGGCGGCCGCGACACTGA
- a CDS encoding DUF7853 family protein, giving the protein MTSSPPKTETYEVTLSRDEQWVVHYVLANRLDEALDADEAPPEWTVEVLETVEADGDTERLTDRQADRLYDALATYVDREETPDRDVDPGATVLGRLEDVREV; this is encoded by the coding sequence ATGACCTCCTCACCACCGAAAACCGAGACGTACGAAGTCACGCTCTCCCGAGACGAGCAATGGGTCGTCCACTACGTCCTCGCGAACCGCCTCGACGAGGCCCTCGACGCCGACGAGGCCCCGCCCGAGTGGACGGTCGAGGTACTCGAGACCGTCGAGGCCGACGGGGACACGGAACGACTCACCGACCGCCAGGCCGACCGACTCTACGATGCGCTGGCGACGTACGTCGACCGTGAGGAGACGCCGGACCGGGACGTCGACCCCGGCGCGACCGTGCTCGGTCGACTCGAAGACGTGCGCGAGGTCTAA
- a CDS encoding zinc-binding dehydrogenase, whose product MQAVQITEHGDTDVIEYGEYPDPEVGRDEVLVDVKAAALNHLDIWTRRGMPGLDLEMPHIPGSDGAGIVEEVGAGVTRFEAGDRVALSAGVGDLRMDDPTLDPRFHIIGEHVPGIHAEYAAISEDHLIPVPEDVDWTVAGSSCLVFQTAWRMLIERAELEAGEKVLVLGASGGVGHAALQIADHAGAEVYATGSTEEKLRYAEDRGADYVCNYEEQDFADWVRDETGGRGVDVVVEHVGAPTWQDSLKSLTKGGRLVTCGGTGGGNPETDIPRIFWNQLEIIGSTMATPDQVDDVMELVWDGTFEPAIREELPMSETPRAHEIIENREGFGKVVVRPDSEL is encoded by the coding sequence ATGCAGGCAGTCCAAATCACCGAGCACGGCGACACGGACGTCATCGAGTACGGCGAGTACCCCGACCCCGAGGTCGGCCGGGACGAGGTCCTCGTCGACGTGAAGGCGGCCGCGCTCAACCACCTGGACATCTGGACCCGCCGCGGGATGCCGGGGCTGGATCTCGAGATGCCCCACATTCCGGGTAGCGACGGGGCCGGCATCGTCGAGGAAGTCGGCGCGGGCGTCACCCGATTCGAGGCGGGCGACCGCGTCGCGCTCTCGGCCGGCGTCGGCGACCTGCGGATGGACGACCCGACGCTCGATCCCCGATTCCACATCATCGGCGAGCACGTCCCGGGCATCCACGCCGAGTACGCCGCGATCTCCGAAGACCACCTGATTCCCGTCCCCGAGGACGTCGACTGGACGGTCGCCGGCTCGAGCTGTCTCGTCTTCCAGACCGCCTGGCGGATGCTGATCGAGCGCGCCGAACTCGAGGCCGGCGAGAAAGTGCTCGTGCTCGGGGCCAGCGGCGGCGTCGGCCACGCTGCGCTCCAGATCGCAGATCACGCGGGCGCGGAGGTGTACGCGACCGGCAGCACGGAGGAGAAGCTCCGGTACGCCGAGGACCGCGGCGCCGACTACGTCTGCAACTACGAGGAGCAGGACTTCGCGGACTGGGTTCGCGACGAGACCGGCGGCCGCGGCGTCGACGTCGTCGTCGAGCACGTCGGCGCGCCTACCTGGCAGGACTCGCTGAAGAGCCTCACCAAGGGTGGCCGCCTGGTCACCTGCGGCGGGACCGGCGGGGGCAACCCCGAGACGGATATCCCGCGGATTTTCTGGAACCAACTCGAGATCATCGGCTCGACGATGGCGACGCCCGACCAGGTCGACGACGTGATGGAACTCGTCTGGGACGGCACCTTCGAGCCGGCGATCCGCGAGGAGTTGCCGATGAGCGAGACCCCGCGGGCGCACGAGATCATCGAGAACCGGGAAGGGTTCGGGAAGGTCGTCGTGCGGCCCGACAGCGAACTCTAA
- a CDS encoding MogA/MoaB family molybdenum cofactor biosynthesis protein, which yields MNETDADATTDADANANATEAPASRSGTLCTGVVTIATDRSLDTDAAGEAITAAFEETDGEITVREHVGPDHDKVQSIVSRLVDRADVDVVITAGATGVEPDDITIEAVEPLLGKELTAFSELFTHLGYEAVGTRVVGARTLAGVADGTTVFCLPGDADAAELALEEIILPEAPELVERARDVEPEPADETDEDGDRADADAANGGE from the coding sequence ATGAACGAGACGGATGCGGACGCAACCACGGATGCGGACGCGAACGCAAACGCAACCGAGGCGCCCGCCTCCCGCAGCGGGACGCTCTGTACGGGCGTCGTCACGATCGCCACGGATCGGTCCCTCGATACCGACGCGGCCGGCGAGGCCATCACCGCGGCCTTCGAGGAGACCGACGGCGAGATCACGGTCCGGGAGCACGTCGGCCCGGACCACGACAAGGTCCAGTCGATCGTTTCGCGTCTGGTCGACCGCGCCGACGTCGACGTCGTGATCACCGCGGGGGCGACGGGCGTCGAACCCGACGACATCACGATCGAAGCCGTCGAGCCGCTGCTCGGAAAGGAGCTGACCGCGTTCAGCGAACTGTTCACCCATCTGGGTTACGAAGCGGTCGGCACGCGAGTCGTCGGCGCGCGGACGCTCGCCGGCGTCGCCGACGGCACGACGGTCTTCTGTCTTCCCGGGGACGCCGACGCGGCCGAACTCGCGCTCGAGGAGATCATCCTGCCGGAAGCGCCCGAACTCGTCGAGCGTGCGCGTGACGTCGAACCGGAGCCCGCCGACGAGACCGACGAGGACGGCGACCGAGCCGACGCCGACGCGGCGAACGGAGGCGAGTGA
- a CDS encoding 5-formyltetrahydrofolate cyclo-ligase has protein sequence MPADEDGASNEAVESSQSDGSDPVAKESIRERIWDDLEESGAARFPFPPHGRIPNFAGADAAADRLADQPEWEAATAIKANPDAPQLPVRRAALREGKTVYMAVPRLRDEKCFLKLDPDELDDYDAATTVSGSSKHGEQVGPDQVESVDLIVSGSVAVTDDGGRIGKGEGYSDLEYAVLRELGLVDGSTPVATTVHERQVIGGDEPVAIGPHDVAMDLVVTPERVLRPEESAQPEGIDWELLTDERLEEIPVLKRLREK, from the coding sequence GTGCCAGCCGACGAAGACGGCGCGAGCAACGAGGCCGTCGAATCCAGCCAGAGCGACGGCAGCGATCCGGTCGCCAAGGAATCGATCCGCGAGCGGATCTGGGACGACCTCGAGGAGAGCGGCGCGGCCAGGTTCCCGTTTCCGCCCCACGGCCGCATCCCGAACTTCGCCGGGGCCGACGCGGCCGCCGACCGCCTGGCCGACCAGCCAGAGTGGGAGGCGGCGACGGCGATCAAGGCCAACCCCGACGCGCCGCAGTTGCCCGTTCGGCGGGCGGCGTTACGCGAGGGAAAGACGGTTTACATGGCCGTTCCGCGGCTCCGCGACGAGAAGTGTTTCCTGAAGCTCGACCCCGACGAACTCGACGACTACGACGCGGCGACGACCGTCTCCGGGTCGTCGAAACACGGCGAGCAAGTCGGCCCGGACCAGGTCGAGTCGGTCGATCTCATCGTCTCCGGCAGCGTCGCCGTCACGGACGACGGCGGGCGGATCGGAAAGGGTGAGGGCTACAGCGACCTCGAGTACGCCGTGCTCAGAGAGCTCGGCCTGGTCGACGGGTCGACGCCGGTCGCGACGACGGTCCACGAGCGGCAGGTGATCGGCGGCGACGAACCGGTCGCGATCGGACCCCACGACGTCGCGATGGACCTGGTCGTCACCCCCGAACGCGTACTGCGGCCCGAGGAGAGCGCGCAGCCCGAGGGGATCGACTGGGAACTGCTCACGGACGAGCGACTCGAGGAGATTCCGGTGTTGAAGCGCTTGCGGGAGAAGTAA
- a CDS encoding DUF7126 family protein: MSTSTTTTAIVAGPDEDGIGEALENEGVDVARVNGVVSRPQLEEAGIVAADLYVLTDVGQATTIPIVCDLNDDVRSVIYARDSVPEFVKGQLDLAIDPELMDASLVADELVD, from the coding sequence ATGAGCACGAGTACGACCACGACTGCGATCGTCGCCGGTCCCGACGAGGACGGCATCGGCGAGGCGCTCGAGAACGAGGGCGTCGACGTCGCGCGAGTCAACGGCGTCGTCTCCCGTCCGCAACTCGAGGAGGCCGGCATCGTCGCGGCCGACCTGTACGTGCTGACCGACGTCGGCCAGGCGACGACGATTCCGATCGTCTGTGACCTAAACGACGACGTCCGGTCCGTCATCTACGCCCGGGACTCCGTCCCCGAGTTCGTCAAGGGCCAACTCGACCTCGCGATCGACCCCGAACTGATGGACGCGAGCCTCGTCGCCGACGAACTGGTCGACTAA
- the guaA gene encoding glutamine-hydrolyzing GMP synthase has translation MVDTETFVPDAIAEIDEEIGDENAVIALSGGVDSSVAAALAYEAIGDRLTPVYVDTGLMRKGETDQIRETFDYMESLRIVDAKDRFLEALEGVTDPEEKREIIGEQFIREFEREATDADADYLVQGTIYPDRIESEGGIKSHHNVGGLPDVVDFEGIVEPVRDLYKDEVREVARHLGLEEIVAERMPFPGPGLAVRVIGEVTAEKLEVAREANHVVEEELEEYEPWQALAAVIGKATGVKGDNRVHGWVVSVRSVESRDGMTARAQEIDWETLQRIQSRITGTNENVARVVYDVTHKPPATIEYE, from the coding sequence ATGGTAGACACCGAGACGTTCGTTCCGGACGCGATTGCAGAGATCGACGAGGAGATCGGCGACGAAAACGCCGTCATCGCCCTCTCGGGCGGTGTTGACTCTTCCGTCGCGGCCGCCTTAGCCTACGAGGCCATCGGCGACCGGCTCACCCCGGTCTACGTCGACACCGGCCTGATGCGCAAGGGCGAGACCGACCAGATCCGCGAGACCTTCGACTACATGGAGTCGCTGCGGATCGTCGACGCGAAAGACCGCTTCCTCGAGGCGCTCGAAGGCGTCACCGACCCCGAAGAGAAACGCGAGATCATCGGCGAGCAGTTCATCCGCGAGTTCGAGCGCGAAGCGACGGACGCGGACGCCGACTACCTCGTCCAGGGGACGATCTACCCCGACCGCATCGAGAGCGAGGGCGGGATCAAGTCCCACCACAACGTCGGCGGGCTCCCCGATGTCGTCGACTTCGAGGGGATCGTCGAACCCGTCCGCGACCTCTACAAGGACGAGGTCCGCGAGGTCGCCCGGCACCTCGGTCTCGAGGAGATCGTCGCCGAGCGGATGCCGTTCCCCGGACCCGGGCTCGCGGTGCGGGTGATCGGCGAGGTTACGGCGGAGAAACTCGAGGTCGCCCGCGAGGCCAACCACGTCGTCGAGGAGGAACTCGAGGAGTACGAGCCCTGGCAAGCGCTCGCAGCCGTGATCGGCAAGGCCACGGGCGTCAAAGGCGACAACCGGGTCCACGGCTGGGTCGTCTCCGTGCGCTCAGTCGAGTCCCGCGACGGGATGACCGCCCGGGCCCAGGAGATCGACTGGGAGACCCTCCAGCGCATCCAGTCGCGCATCACGGGCACCAACGAGAACGTCGCTCGCGTCGTCTACGACGTGACCCACAAGCCGCCCGCGACCATCGAATACGAATGA
- the pyrG gene encoding glutamine hydrolyzing CTP synthase: MPTESDTHYDPSLGNKFIFVTGGVMSGLGKGITAASTGRLLKNAGFDVTAVKIDPYLNVDAGTMNPYQHGEVYVLQDGGEVDLDLGNYERFLDVDMTSDHNITTGKTYQHVIEKERAGDYLGKTVQIIPHITDDIKRRIREAAEGTDVCIVEVGGTVGDIEGMPYLEALRQFAHEEPEENVLFTHVTLVPYSKNGEQKTKPTQHSVKEVRSIGLQPDIIVGRCEDRLDPETKEKIALFCDIPTEAVFSNPDVEDVYHVPLMVEEEGLDQYVLEHFGLADQALPEGERANEWREIVTTEKDGEIDIALVGKYDLEDAYMSIHESLKHAGFELGVDVNAHWVAADDLSDGHDGELADVDGVIVPGGFGMRGSEGKIRAVQYARENDVPFLGLCLGFQMAVVEYARNVLGFEGAHSAEMDEETPHPVIDILPEQYEVEDMGGTMRLGEHTTVIEPETLAYDLYGDTSCSERHRHRYEVNPEYFDHFEDEPLVFSGTAGNRMEILELENHPFFFGTQFHPEYTSRPGQPSPPFLGLVESVVEQTGIGADSESAETDADTDTDAETEVTH; the protein is encoded by the coding sequence ATGCCGACGGAATCGGACACTCATTATGACCCCTCGCTGGGGAACAAGTTCATCTTCGTCACCGGCGGCGTCATGTCGGGACTCGGCAAGGGGATCACGGCCGCGAGCACCGGCCGGCTCCTGAAAAACGCCGGGTTCGACGTCACCGCGGTAAAGATCGACCCGTATCTGAACGTCGACGCGGGGACGATGAATCCCTACCAGCACGGGGAGGTCTACGTCCTCCAAGACGGCGGCGAGGTCGACCTCGACCTGGGGAACTACGAGCGGTTCCTCGACGTGGACATGACCTCGGACCACAACATCACGACGGGCAAGACCTACCAGCACGTCATCGAGAAGGAACGGGCCGGCGACTACCTCGGGAAGACGGTTCAGATCATCCCCCACATTACCGACGACATCAAGCGGCGGATCCGCGAGGCCGCCGAGGGGACCGACGTCTGTATCGTCGAAGTCGGCGGCACCGTCGGCGACATCGAGGGGATGCCCTACCTCGAGGCCCTGCGGCAGTTCGCCCACGAGGAACCCGAGGAGAACGTCCTGTTCACTCACGTCACCCTCGTCCCCTACTCGAAGAACGGCGAGCAGAAGACGAAGCCGACCCAACACTCCGTCAAGGAGGTCCGCTCGATCGGCCTCCAGCCCGACATCATCGTCGGCCGCTGCGAGGACCGCCTCGACCCCGAGACCAAGGAGAAGATCGCGCTGTTCTGTGACATTCCCACCGAGGCGGTGTTCTCCAACCCCGACGTCGAGGACGTCTACCACGTCCCGTTGATGGTCGAGGAGGAAGGTCTCGATCAGTACGTCTTAGAGCACTTCGGCTTGGCCGACCAGGCGCTGCCGGAGGGCGAGCGCGCCAACGAGTGGCGCGAAATCGTCACCACCGAAAAGGACGGCGAGATCGACATCGCGCTGGTCGGCAAGTACGACCTGGAGGACGCCTACATGTCGATCCACGAGTCGCTGAAACACGCTGGCTTCGAGTTGGGGGTCGACGTCAACGCCCACTGGGTGGCCGCCGACGACCTCAGCGACGGCCACGACGGGGAACTGGCGGACGTCGACGGGGTCATCGTTCCGGGCGGCTTCGGGATGCGCGGCTCCGAGGGCAAGATCCGCGCGGTCCAGTACGCCCGCGAGAACGACGTCCCCTTCCTCGGACTCTGTCTCGGCTTCCAGATGGCCGTCGTCGAGTACGCCCGGAACGTGCTCGGGTTCGAGGGCGCTCACTCGGCGGAGATGGACGAGGAGACGCCCCATCCCGTCATCGACATCCTGCCCGAGCAGTACGAGGTCGAGGACATGGGCGGCACGATGCGTCTGGGCGAGCACACGACCGTCATCGAGCCCGAGACGCTGGCCTACGATCTCTACGGCGACACGTCCTGCTCCGAACGGCACCGCCACCGCTACGAGGTCAATCCCGAGTACTTCGACCACTTCGAGGACGAGCCGCTGGTCTTCTCCGGCACCGCGGGCAACCGAATGGAGATCCTCGAACTCGAGAACCACCCGTTCTTCTTCGGGACGCAGTTCCACCCCGAGTACACGTCCCGACCGGGCCAGCCGAGCCCGCCGTTCCTCGGCCTGGTCGAGTCCGTCGTCGAGCAGACTGGTATCGGAGCCGACAGCGAGTCCGCCGAGACGGACGCGGACACCGACACCGACGCGGAAACAGAGGTAACCCACTAA
- a CDS encoding PH domain-containing protein, giving the protein MASHDRRVPLDVGETDIGFQAGFGFYLGLVATGIAAAAGLLTGASTATLLGVLPSTVTIVAIVGHVLAKRTRGLPERIGRRRRTRLACYVPPAAFAALLLVPAVTPTTATTRFVVGTLVLVVLTGVAAFGLERMTRTRYVAALTADDPAASWPYHRPDFGAGGRLFTAFMVVTIAAGVLVAWSGNARGLVWALYGLFMLLSARFEWGRWGEFDPSDRWNPPELRAHEAGLVVDRLVRTTIVPWGAIEDVRLTDDELVLGRRRFGCRCRWFDIRCDRAAIDDPEAVLAGIERVRRPRRRGVSANREAAG; this is encoded by the coding sequence GTGGCATCGCACGATCGACGCGTCCCCCTCGACGTCGGCGAAACCGACATCGGCTTCCAGGCCGGTTTCGGGTTCTACCTCGGGCTCGTTGCCACCGGAATCGCGGCGGCCGCCGGTCTCCTGACCGGGGCGAGTACCGCGACGCTGCTCGGCGTCCTCCCGAGCACGGTGACGATCGTGGCGATCGTCGGCCACGTTCTCGCGAAGCGGACCCGCGGGCTTCCCGAACGGATCGGCCGCCGGCGCCGGACTCGCCTGGCCTGCTACGTTCCGCCGGCGGCCTTCGCGGCGTTGCTGCTCGTCCCCGCGGTCACCCCGACCACGGCCACTACCCGGTTCGTCGTCGGGACGCTCGTTCTGGTCGTCCTGACCGGCGTCGCGGCGTTCGGGCTCGAGCGCATGACCCGCACTCGGTACGTCGCGGCGCTCACCGCCGACGACCCCGCCGCGTCCTGGCCGTATCACCGCCCCGACTTCGGGGCCGGCGGCCGGCTCTTTACGGCGTTCATGGTCGTCACGATCGCTGCCGGGGTCCTCGTCGCCTGGTCCGGGAACGCGCGGGGCCTGGTCTGGGCGCTCTACGGCCTGTTCATGCTCCTCTCGGCTCGGTTCGAGTGGGGCCGCTGGGGCGAGTTCGATCCGAGCGACCGGTGGAACCCGCCCGAACTCCGCGCCCACGAGGCCGGCCTGGTCGTCGACCGCCTGGTCCGGACGACGATCGTTCCCTGGGGCGCGATCGAAGACGTCCGGCTGACCGACGACGAACTCGTCCTCGGACGCCGGCGGTTCGGTTGCCGGTGTCGGTGGTTCGATATCCGCTGTGATCGGGCGGCGATCGACGATCCCGAGGCGGTTCTCGCGGGGATCGAACGCGTTCGCCGACCTCGACGGCGGGGTGTGAGTGCGAATCGAGAAGCCGCCGGCTGA
- the infB gene encoding translation initiation factor IF-2 produces MSDTDTRDPTSLRTPIVAVLGHVDHGKTSLLDKIRGSAVIEGEAGAITQHIGATAVPLDIISSIAGDLVDPEDFDLPGLLFIDTPGHHSFTTLRSRGGALADIAILVVDVNDGFQPQTLEALDILKRSQTPFIVAANKIDTVPGWNANEDEPINDTYESQSERVRQRLDEELYEIIGNLSDEGFSADLYWRVQNFQRNIGVVPVSAMTGEGVPDLLTVMMGLSQRYMKEEMEIDVAGPGVGTVLEVKEEKGFGTTVDTVLYDGTIRADDKIVVGGQNEPIVTDVRALLQPRPLAEIRTESRFEKVDEVGAAAGIKIAAPDLADAMAGAPVRVVRDRDLDEVIEEVQAELADIAVDTAEEGVVVKADTLGSLEAMADALGEAEVPIVRAEVGDVAPRDVSVASTADDPKQKAILGFNVDTLDDAEQRAEIEDVTIFTDEVIYQLIEGYEEYVEEIEQAQQDTILENISRPARFRILPDHTFRQNDPAVVGVEVNSGTLRNNTNVVKFEGNEPERVGQVKGIQEQGEDIDEARSGNRVSVAIDGPTVGRQIEEDDELWAEIPEKHAKILEQELASEIPGDELEALNMYLDKQRSRDPFWGK; encoded by the coding sequence ATGTCGGACACGGACACGCGCGACCCCACATCTCTCAGAACGCCGATCGTCGCCGTCCTCGGACACGTCGATCACGGCAAGACAAGTCTCCTCGATAAGATCCGCGGCTCCGCGGTCATCGAGGGCGAAGCAGGCGCGATCACCCAGCACATCGGCGCCACCGCCGTGCCGCTGGACATCATCTCGTCGATCGCGGGCGACCTCGTCGATCCCGAGGACTTCGACCTCCCCGGACTCCTCTTCATCGACACGCCAGGCCACCACTCCTTTACCACGCTGCGATCCCGTGGGGGCGCACTGGCCGACATCGCCATCCTCGTCGTCGACGTCAACGACGGGTTCCAGCCCCAGACGCTGGAGGCGCTCGACATCCTCAAGCGCTCCCAGACGCCGTTCATCGTCGCGGCGAACAAGATCGACACCGTGCCGGGCTGGAACGCCAACGAGGACGAGCCGATCAACGACACCTACGAGTCCCAGTCCGAGCGGGTGCGCCAGCGACTCGACGAGGAACTCTACGAGATCATCGGCAACCTTTCGGACGAGGGCTTTTCTGCGGACCTCTACTGGCGGGTCCAGAACTTCCAGCGCAACATCGGCGTCGTCCCCGTTTCGGCGATGACCGGCGAGGGGGTTCCGGACCTCCTGACGGTCATGATGGGGCTCTCTCAGCGGTACATGAAAGAGGAGATGGAGATCGACGTCGCCGGACCAGGCGTCGGGACCGTCCTCGAAGTCAAAGAGGAGAAAGGCTTCGGGACGACGGTCGACACGGTCCTCTACGACGGGACGATCCGCGCGGACGATAAAATCGTCGTCGGCGGCCAGAACGAACCCATCGTCACCGACGTGCGCGCCCTGCTCCAGCCCCGTCCGCTCGCGGAAATCAGGACGGAGAGCCGGTTCGAAAAGGTCGACGAGGTCGGCGCGGCGGCCGGGATCAAGATCGCCGCGCCCGACTTAGCGGACGCGATGGCCGGCGCGCCGGTCCGGGTCGTCCGCGACCGCGACCTCGACGAGGTCATCGAGGAAGTCCAGGCCGAACTCGCCGATATCGCAGTCGACACCGCCGAGGAAGGCGTCGTCGTCAAGGCCGACACGCTGGGCAGCCTCGAGGCGATGGCCGACGCCTTGGGCGAGGCGGAGGTACCGATCGTCCGCGCGGAGGTCGGCGACGTCGCGCCGCGGGACGTCTCGGTCGCCTCGACGGCCGACGACCCGAAGCAGAAGGCCATCCTCGGGTTCAACGTCGACACCTTGGACGACGCCGAGCAGCGCGCGGAGATCGAGGACGTGACGATCTTCACCGACGAGGTCATCTACCAGCTCATTGAGGGGTACGAGGAGTACGTCGAGGAGATCGAGCAGGCCCAGCAGGACACTATCCTCGAGAACATCTCCCGGCCCGCCCGCTTTCGTATCCTGCCGGACCACACGTTCCGCCAGAACGACCCCGCGGTCGTCGGCGTCGAGGTCAACTCGGGCACCCTGCGGAACAACACGAACGTCGTGAAGTTCGAGGGCAACGAGCCCGAACGCGTCGGTCAGGTCAAGGGTATCCAGGAGCAAGGCGAGGACATCGACGAGGCACGATCGGGCAACCGCGTCTCGGTCGCGATCGACGGCCCGACCGTCGGCCGTCAGATCGAGGAGGACGACGAGCTCTGGGCAGAGATCCCCGAGAAACACGCGAAGATCCTCGAGCAGGAACTGGCCAGCGAGATCCCCGGCGACGAACTCGAGGCGCTAAACATGTACCTCGACAAGCAGCGCAGCCGGGACCCGTTCTGGGGCAAGTAG
- a CDS encoding PRC-barrel domain-containing protein — protein sequence MSDILAENLSGKSVMGSDGTELGLLYNITMDLKSGKLHDLVIEPDEEVSRRAVDLSVDDAGRFLVPVNRVQAVKDYIVVQR from the coding sequence ATGAGCGATATACTCGCTGAAAACCTCTCGGGGAAGTCCGTCATGGGGTCGGACGGAACCGAGCTTGGACTGCTCTACAACATTACCATGGATCTCAAATCCGGCAAACTCCACGATCTGGTTATCGAGCCCGACGAGGAAGTGTCGCGTCGCGCAGTCGACCTCTCCGTCGACGACGCCGGCCGCTTTCTCGTTCCCGTCAACCGCGTTCAAGCGGTGAAAGACTACATCGTCGTCCAGCGCTAA